In Bifidobacterium scardovii JCM 12489 = DSM 13734, the genomic stretch GACGATCACCGGCACGTAGTAGCCGGTGCGGAACACCGCGATGAACGGCACCTGCTTCTGCACCAGCAGCGCCAGCAGCAGCGGCAGGAAGACCATGGCCGGCATGACGACCACGACGTAGAGCGCCGAGTTCTGCAGGGCCGTCCAGAAGCGCTCGTCGTGCGCCATTTCGATGAAGTTGTCCAATCCCACGAACTTCCAGCTGCCCAGTCGCCGTGCGTTGGTGAACGAGTACATGATGGTCTGCAGGAACGGAACGATGGAGAACAGGATGGTCACCACCAGGGCCACGGACAGGAACAGCCATGGGGTGGCGACGCCGTTGCGGCGGATGCGGTTCGAGACGCCGCCGCCCGACGGGCCGGTGCCACGTCGGGCGGCGAGCTTGTCGCCGCGATCCCGCTTGTCGGTTGCGGCAGTCATGGATTAGTCCTCCAGTCGCTGGTTGCAGAAGTCCACGGCGTCGTCGAGCGCCTGCTGCACGGACTTTTCGCCCTGCAGGGCCTTGGCGATCTCCTCGCGCAGGTTGGACTTCATGGCTTCGCTGTACACGGCCGGCGAGTAGGCGACCGCCTCCTGGATCTGCTTGGCGCCCATCACGCGCACCTCGGCGATGTCGGAGCCGTCGCTCTCGGTGAAGTAGGAGTCCTCCAGCGATTCCTTGGCGGAGGGGAAGATGTTCACCTGCTTGGCGAACTCCAGCTGGTTCTTCGCGTTGGTGACGAACTTGGCGAAGGCGACCGCCGTGGCCGGGTTCTTGCTCTGCGTCGAGACGCCGATCAGCTGCGGGTTCATGTTCGGGGCCGCGTTGGTGATCTGCTGGGTGTAGACGAGGGACTTGTACACGCTGGGTGCGTCGTCCTTGATCTGCTGGATGTTCTGCGCGCTGCCGGCCATGTACGCGATGCGCGCGGACTGGAAGCTCTTGTCGACGCCGGTGTAGTTCTGGCTCAGGGTCTCGGGCAGCAGGCCGCCGGCGTCGTAGACCTCCTTGTATCGGTTGACGTATTCCACGGCCTTGTCGTTGTTGAAGGTGAACTTGGTCTGATCCGCGTTCATGATCTCCGCACCGTACTCGCCGAAGGACTCGAGCGTCGGGGTCTTGCCGAACATCGAGAAGTCGCCGTGGGCGTTCTTCGCCATGACCAGCGCGTCGTCGAACAGCTCGTCGAAGTTCTTCGGCAGGTCGTTGGGATCAAGGCCGGCCTTCTCGAACAGCGCGGTGTTGAAGAGCGACGGCCCGGTCGTCAGATACCACGGCAGCGCGTAGGTGCCGCCGTCGATGGACTTCCAGGTGGCCACGTCCCAGGCCTTGTCCAGATAGATGTCCTTCACGTCGGAGGCCACCTTGCTCATATCCATCAGGTAGCCGCTCTTGGCCAGCGGGTAGCTGGTGTTCTGGTCGAAGTTGATGACGTCCGGCAGCGTGCCGCCCGAGGCGTCGGCCGACAGCTTGTCGGCGTAGTTGTCGGCGGGCTGGTCGATCCACTTGACCGTGGTGCCGGGGTTCTCCTTCTCGAACTCGTCGATCACGCCGTTGAAATAGTCCTCGAAGGCCGCCTTCAGATTCCAGGTCTGGAACGTGATCTCTCCCTTGACCTCGCCGTTCTTCACCTGGTCCACATAGTCCGAGCCCGCTCCGGCGGAGGACCCGCACCCGGACAGTCCCATGCACAGCGCCAGTGCTGCGGCGGATACCATGGTCATGCGATGTGACTTCAGTGTCATTGCTGTTCTTTCTCTCGGTGTTGGTGTTGTTGCGTGTAGTGGTTGCATATGATGCAATGCTTGGTGTGTTGCCCGGCATCATGCCGTGTGCCCGGGGGCGGGCCCGCGGCCGGCCGTCTTTGGCCGTATGCCGCGGGCGCTATGCGACGTGTCTCGGCACCTCCTCTTCCCTTTCCCTCATCGGATCGGTCCTTGTCGGGTCAGTCCCTGGCCAGCGACGGATCGGACACGGCGGAATAGGCGTCCCCGGCAACTAGGTCGCAGGTGATGCATTCGTCGATGCCACGGCGCTCGAGTTCCGCCGGATCGGCGGCGAGCGTGGACGAGATCAGCGCGGGGCGCTCGCCCGCCTCCTCCATGGCCATCCACCGCTCGAAGATCGATCCGCCCGGCGCGCAGGCCAGCCGGCACAGGGGAAGCTCATGGTCGTCGACCGGGATGACGATCGCCTTGCCGCGTCTTTCGGGGACCACGGCATCCTTGTTCGCGGCAAACTCGGCGAGGACCTTGGCCAAGGGCTTGGCGTTGCCCTGCTCGTCGAACAGGCCGAGCGCGTGCTCGAACGGCGGGAAATCCGACATCGCGCGGGACACGTCGTGCGAGCACCACCAGGTGATGCCGTACAGGCGGTCGCAGCGCAGCGCGTGCTCCACGGTCCTTCTGCAGAATTCCGCGGCATCCGCGCGGTCGACGACGTTCTCGGGAGCGCCGACCTCCTGCAGCCAGACCTGATGGCCGGCATCGTGCGTGAACGCCTTCGCCAGCTCGACCAGGTACGCGGCGTGCATCACGCTGGCCGGCGACATGCCGCCGTACCGCTGCGCGGTGCCGTTGAACACCCAGGAATGCACCGTGGCGACGTCGCCGAGGTTCGATGCCTGCCGGGGAGCGAAGGGGTGCCCGTCCATGTACCACACGCCGTCATTCTCGCTGTGCAGCAGCACGCGGCCGGAGGCGGCGGCGCGGTCGCGGATCGGCGACATCATCGCGTCGATCCACTGCCCGGCGCCGGTCTCGTCGGCGGTCATCCGGTGGGGATGGCTGCGATCCGCGAACTGGTTGCACTCGTTGCCGAGCGTCAGCCCGCGGAAATTCGGCAGGTCATCCAGGGCATCGTATACCGCGGACACCAGCCGGGCCTCGGCCTCGACGGCCTGGGCGTCGGTGAACATGCTGCGGTCGTGCCAGGTGACCAGCCACGACGGGATGAAATCAAAGCTCGACAGGTGCCCTTGGAATACGTCGCAGAACACGTCGAGACCGGCCTTGCCCGCGATGTCGCACATGGTGCGCACATCGTCCAGCCCCTTGCCGTTGATCCAGGTTCGATTGGGCTGCAGAATCGGCCACACCGGAAAAATCCTGACGTGGTCAAGACCCAACGCCGCAATCTGATCGAGATCCTTGGCCACGGATTCCCAGTCGGGATCCAACCAGGCATGGAACCAGCCATGCGACGGGGTGTAATTGACGCCGAATCGCATACCGATATCACTCCCTTCCTCTTCATCGTGGTGGAGAACAGGACGTGATCGATGCCTCGTCCATGAGGTTCAGCGACCACATCACTAAACTGCTTTAGTAGCAGAATAACCGTTCGCCCCCTAAATGGCAAATCGAGCGACACGCCGGCTAACAGCACATAAATCAGGCTTATTCATGTAGTTTTCCGTATCGCCGACACCACCTCAAACCATGCCGCAACCCCGAGAACGCACGCGACACGACATCGACGCAGCTAATTCGCTTTAGTTTCGTCCTGCTGTTATTATCCATGTTTGGCTACGTAGCCACGATCTTCCCCCTCAATCCCCGATCGATCATTCACGCCACAGAAGGAACCCCCACATGATCGAATTCACCTCCCGTTACCTGGGCACCGACGCCAAGGGCACCCGCACCTTCTTCGTCATCTCGCTGTCGTCGTGCATCTACTGGTTCCTCTCGATCAAAGGCGTGATCTACGAACCGTTCCGCCAGTCCCTCGGCGTGAGCAACGCGCAGCTCGGCGTGCTGCTGGGCGTGACCGGCTTCGTTCAGGTGTTCGGCTACCTCGCGCTCGGATGGGCGCAGGATTTTCTGCAGATACGCAAGGTCATCGCCATCGATCTGATCGGATACGGGGCGATCTCGCTGTCCCTGGCGCTGATGCCGAATCTGCCGTTCTGGTATCTGGTCGTCGCGTTCGCCTGCTTCGGGCTGTTCGGCGAGGCGCTGTACTGGCCGACCATACAGAAAAGCACACGAGGACTGTCCGACGGCATTCATCAGACGGCGCTGTTCAGCACGCAGGAGGCCATGCGCGGCATGATGGGGCTGTTCGCGAACATGGTCACGCTGCTGTTGTTCACCGTCGCCGCCTCGCCGGTGATCGGCGCGCGCTCCGCCATGCTGTGCTACGCGCTGCTCATGATCCTGTTCTCCGCGATCGTGCTGCGCAGCATTCCGCCCGACTTCCTGCACGAACGCGATGCCGCCGATCCCCGATCCGGCCGCCCCCGGCGTTCAGGACCATCCCTGGTCCTTGCCGCGGCGCGCCGCCCGATCGTCTGGACGACCGGATTGGCGACGATGGCCGGATACACGGCCTACATCGCCGCGACGACGTACACGCTGCCGCTGCTGCAGCAGGCCTTCGGGCTGACCGACGGCCAGGCGGCGGTATACGGGCTGATCAACACCGGCATCTTCCCCGTCGTCTCCGCCATGGCCTCCGGGGCCATCGCCAAGCGGTTCCGCAGCAGCCCGCAGTGGATGGTGCTGCTGTTCCTGCTGTGCGCCGCGTGTGCGCTGCCGCTGGCGCTGATGCCCAAAGGGCCGGGCTGGTTCGCGCCGTGCACCGTCATCACCTGCGTGATGGCCCTGACCTGCTACGCCATCCGCGCCGTCTATTACGTGCCGATCGGCGAATACGGCATCGGCAACGATCAGGCCGCGACCGTCATGTCGGTGACCTCGTTCCTCGGATACATGCCCTCGTTCTTCGCCTACCCGCTGTTCGGCGCCATCATCGACGGCAGCGGGAACGGCGCCGACGCCTACCGCACCGTGTTCCTCATCATCCTCGGCTCCAGCATCGCCGGGGCCGTCTGCAGCGCGATCGGCCATCGGCTGATCGCCTCGCGGCGGAGCGAGGAGGAACGCTGACGACACGGCCGGACATCCGGTCCGCCAACATCCCTACGATTGCACATCAAGCAAAGGAGCACACCATGCACATCACGCAACTCGGCACCGCCGCCGCGGAACGCATCCCCGGCATCTTCTGCGAATGCGATCTCTGCCGTCTGGCTCTGCAGCGGCAGGGCCGCGAGATCCGCACCCAATGCCAGGCCATCGTCGACGACGAGGTGCTGATCGATTTTCCCGGCGACACCTACCTGCACTACCTGCGCGACCGGTTCCCGCTGCCGTCGGTGCGTTCCCTGCTCGTCACCCATTGGCATTCCGACCATTTCTACGGCGAGGACATCGCCTACCGCATGGGCGGGTACGTCATCAGCAACCCGACCGAACACATGGAGGTGTATGGCTCGGAGACCGTGCACGGCTTCCACGAACGCGCGTTCTTCCTCGAACAGCGCCATGACGAGCAGCGCGTGGCCTTCACCACGGTGAGGCCCGGCGATGACTTCGCCCTGCACGGCGCATACCGCGCGCATGCCTTCGAGGCGGCGCACGGCCATCACGCCGGGGATTGCCTGTTCTACTCCCTCACCGACGGCGAACGCACCCTGCTGTACGCGCACGACACCGGATGGTTCCCCGACCGCACGTGGGAGGAGCTGGAACGGGTCGGCGGCCATTACGACTACGTGTCGCTCGACTGCAACCATGCGCTGCACGGCGCCTCGCTGAGCATGCACATGAATTTCGAGGACAACCTGCGCGTGCGCGACGCCATGGTGCGGATCGGCGTGGCCGACGACCGCACGATATTCGTGGCCAACCACTTCTCCCACAACGGGCGCACCACCCACAAGGAAATGGACGAGGCCGCCCGCAGGGAAGGCTTCCTGTGCGCCTACGACGGCATGACCGTCGAGTTCTAGGAGCCCGGCGTCGTAAGCTCGTGCACTACGTCTGGCTCCCCTCTTGGAGGCTGAGCCGTGAAGCAAACAGCGGAGCTGTTTGCAGGCGAAGGCGAGGCGACAGCCGAGCAGACAAGGCTGTGGCCGTAAGGCCGTCCATAATTGCAGGACGAGCTGGCCGCGAAGCGGTCTGAGGGGAGCATTGCCGCGAACGCCTGAATCAAGCCGATTCGCATGGTCTCCCCTCAGCCGGCCACGCCGACAGCTCCCCTCCAAGAGGGGAGCCAGAGCGGATTCATTACCTGCGGATGCGCAGCGTCGCCAGCTGGAACGGGTTCAGCGAGAGCGCGGCGCCTTCGGCCGGCTGCGGGCCGTCCACGGCGAGCGCGCGGGGCAGATCCTCGGGCAGCGCGTCGGCGCCTTCCGTCACGCCGACCTCCTCGACCGTGGCGCCGGCGAACGCCCCGTCGAGGTGCAGCGAACCTCGGGCCATGCCGCCGGTCGGCTCGTAGAGGCGCACGATCAGGTCACCGGAACCGTCGTCGGCCAGCTTGACCCAGTCGAGCACGATGCTGCCCTCCGTGGCGTCGACGCGCGCCAGCGGCGCGAACGCCGGCAGCCGGTCGATCACCGGGGCGTTCAGTCGGGACGCCTCGGCCAGCACGGTGTCCATCCCGGCATCGGCGACCACGGACCAGGCGAACGAATGCTCGCCTTGGTCGGTGTGCGGGTCCGGGTACAGTGGCGCGCTGAGCAGAGACAGGCGGATCATCGTGCCGCGGTTGACGCCTCGCGCGGCGTCCTCGTGGATCGGGCTCACGTCGGAGCCGTAGGTCGACGCATTGATCACGGCGGCGGCGTAGGAGGAGTCGGCCACGCGCACGAAGCGGTGCGTGCAGCTTTCGAACTTGGCCTCGTCGCCGCGCGAGTTCTTGTTGACCGGGCGCTCGACCAAACCATACTGGCACTCGTACTGCGCGTTGACCGCCTGCACGCCGACCGGCACGTCGACCTTGAGGAACTTCTCGACCGCATGCCAGTCCACGTCGGCCGCGAAGTCCAGCGAGCCGGCTCCGGGCCGCAGCGTGATGCGCGTGGCGATGGCCACGCCCTTCGCGCGCGTGGTGACATGCGCGACCGCGGTGCCGTCGGCCAGCGTCTCCACGCCGTCGAGCGACGAGTCCGCCAGTCCTTCGGCCGCAAGAAGCGCATCGCGCTGGATGTCCCATGCGTCCCAGTGGTACGGTTCGTCCTTGAGCAGCTCGTAGCGCCCGAGCCGGGTGCCGGCCGGCACGATCTCGCGCTTCGCGGCCAGATCGACCAGCGACGACACCGTGCCGTCCGGTTCGACGGCCACGCGCAGACGGCCGTTGTCCAGCACCGTCCGCTCGCCTTCGTGGCTCACGGCCACCGGCGCTTCGGTTCCGCCCGCCGCGCCGGACCCGATGGCGGATCGCACGGACCACGCCTCGCATGCCTCGCGCGAGTACGGCGTGACCACCGCGTCGGCCACCGGGGCGTCAGTTGGTTCGGCGGCGGCGATGGCGGCGCCGGCCTGGCCGATGATCTCGCGCAGCCGCGCCAGATCGCGCGCGTATTCGGCGCGCGCCTGCCGGTGCACCCATGCGATGGCCGAGCCGGGCAGGATGTCGTGGAACTGGTTGAGCAGCAGCGTCTTCCAGATGCGGTCCATCTCCTCGCGCGGGTACTCGTACTCCGGATTCTTGACGCTGGCCGCGGCGCACAGGTACTCGGCGACGCGCAGCAGGGACTCCTCCTGGCGGCAGCCGCGCTTCATGTCCTGCTGCGAGGTGAGCGTGCCGCGGTGCAGCTCAAGGTACAGCTCGCCCTTGAACACCGGGGTCTCGCCCTCGGCATGGTCCACGATGTCCTCTCGCACCCGGTCGAAGAGCTGGTCCGGGGTGCCGAAATCGACCTTGGGCGCGCCGGCGAGGTCGCGGTCGCGGCGGATGCGCGCGGTCATCTCGCGGCTGGGACCGCCGCCGCCATCGCCGAAGCCGTACAGCATGATCGCGTTGCGCGACAGGTCCTTGTCGAGGAAGTTGCGCTGCGAGTACGCGAGCTCCTTCATGCTCATCCACGAGCAGTACGTGTCGGAGGGCGGGAAGTGGGTGAGGATGCGCGTGCCGTCGACGCCCTCCCACATGAACGAGTGGTGCGGGAACTTGGTCGTGTCGTTCCACGAGATCTTCTGCGTGAGGAACCAGTCGAACCCGGCCCGGCGCGCGATCTGCGGCCACGCCCCGGTGTACCCGAAGCTGTCGGGCAGCCAGATGCCGCGCGGCGCCACGCCGAGATGCTCCCTGAAATAGCGCCGGCCGAAGCTGATCTGGCGGATCAGCGACTCGCCGGAGGGCAGCATGCCGTCGGATTCGACCCACATGCCGCCGACGGGGATGAACCGGCCCTCGTCGATGCGCGCCTTCATGCGCGCGAACAGGTCGGGGTGCTCGGCCTCGAGCCATTCGTACTGCTGGGCGGAGCTCATCGCGTAGGTGAAGTCCGGGTCCTCGTCCATCAGGGCGAGCACGTTGGCCACGGTGCGGGCCACCTTGCGGCGGGTCTCTCGCACCGGTCACAGCCACGCCGAATCGATGTGCGCGTGGCCGACGGCGATGTGATTGATCGCGCTGGAGGCCGCGGGCTCGGCGAGCACGCCGGCGAGCGCCTCGCGGGCCGCCGCGACGGTGGCGAGATCGCGCTCGTCATAGCGGTTCAGCGAGCGCTGCAGCGCCTTGGCGAGCTGCCAGTAGCGCGGATCGTCGTCGCTGAGCTCGCGCATCAGCGAGGAGACGGTTTCCAGGTCGATGTAGTACGCGAACACGTCCTCGTTGAACACGGCGACGTCCATGCGCCTGAGCGTGTACGGCACGTCGGGCCGGCCGTTCGCGCACTCGCCCAGATCGGTCGGCGCGAACGGGGTCGGGCCTTCGACGTACGGGTTCGCCGCGGCCTCGACGTACACGGTGAAGTTGCCGTCGCCGTCGAGATCGACGGCGCTGGTGCCGTCGGCGTACACGAGCGGGATCCAGTGGTTGAGCGGGTTCGCGGTTTTGATCGCGGTGCCGTCGGCGCGGTAGAACAGGCCTTCGGCCTGGAAGCCCGGGCCGGGGCCGGTGAGCCAGCCGAGGTCGACCTCCAGTTCGATCTTGCGGCCCTTCGCGGCCTCGCGGTCGACGCGGCCCTTCACCTCGAACCAGGTGGTGCCCCAGGTGGTGCCCCAGACGCCCGGGACCGCGAACGGTTCGAATTCGACCTCGCCGGCGCGCACCTTGGCGAGGAACTCGCCGGACGGCACCGGTTCGCCGGGGTTGGCGAACGCCCTCAGCTCGCACGCGGCGAGCGTGGTATGGATATGGGGCTCGACGCGTTGACGCATGACGCGGTCGCATCGGCTCAGCTGCTGCTCTGGCAGTAGGAACATGGGATGATCAACTCCTCGTTGCTGA encodes the following:
- a CDS encoding ABC transporter substrate-binding protein is translated as MTLKSHRMTMVSAAALALCMGLSGCGSSAGAGSDYVDQVKNGEVKGEITFQTWNLKAAFEDYFNGVIDEFEKENPGTTVKWIDQPADNYADKLSADASGGTLPDVINFDQNTSYPLAKSGYLMDMSKVASDVKDIYLDKAWDVATWKSIDGGTYALPWYLTTGPSLFNTALFEKAGLDPNDLPKNFDELFDDALVMAKNAHGDFSMFGKTPTLESFGEYGAEIMNADQTKFTFNNDKAVEYVNRYKEVYDAGGLLPETLSQNYTGVDKSFQSARIAYMAGSAQNIQQIKDDAPSVYKSLVYTQQITNAAPNMNPQLIGVSTQSKNPATAVAFAKFVTNAKNQLEFAKQVNIFPSAKESLEDSYFTESDGSDIAEVRVMGAKQIQEAVAYSPAVYSEAMKSNLREEIAKALQGEKSVQQALDDAVDFCNQRLED
- a CDS encoding glycoside hydrolase 5 family protein; this translates as MRFGVNYTPSHGWFHAWLDPDWESVAKDLDQIAALGLDHVRIFPVWPILQPNRTWINGKGLDDVRTMCDIAGKAGLDVFCDVFQGHLSSFDFIPSWLVTWHDRSMFTDAQAVEAEARLVSAVYDALDDLPNFRGLTLGNECNQFADRSHPHRMTADETGAGQWIDAMMSPIRDRAAASGRVLLHSENDGVWYMDGHPFAPRQASNLGDVATVHSWVFNGTAQRYGGMSPASVMHAAYLVELAKAFTHDAGHQVWLQEVGAPENVVDRADAAEFCRRTVEHALRCDRLYGITWWCSHDVSRAMSDFPPFEHALGLFDEQGNAKPLAKVLAEFAANKDAVVPERRGKAIVIPVDDHELPLCRLACAPGGSIFERWMAMEEAGERPALISSTLAADPAELERRGIDECITCDLVAGDAYSAVSDPSLARD
- a CDS encoding MFS transporter, encoding MIEFTSRYLGTDAKGTRTFFVISLSSCIYWFLSIKGVIYEPFRQSLGVSNAQLGVLLGVTGFVQVFGYLALGWAQDFLQIRKVIAIDLIGYGAISLSLALMPNLPFWYLVVAFACFGLFGEALYWPTIQKSTRGLSDGIHQTALFSTQEAMRGMMGLFANMVTLLLFTVAASPVIGARSAMLCYALLMILFSAIVLRSIPPDFLHERDAADPRSGRPRRSGPSLVLAAARRPIVWTTGLATMAGYTAYIAATTYTLPLLQQAFGLTDGQAAVYGLINTGIFPVVSAMASGAIAKRFRSSPQWMVLLFLLCAACALPLALMPKGPGWFAPCTVITCVMALTCYAIRAVYYVPIGEYGIGNDQAATVMSVTSFLGYMPSFFAYPLFGAIIDGSGNGADAYRTVFLIILGSSIAGAVCSAIGHRLIASRRSEEER
- a CDS encoding MBL fold metallo-hydrolase, which translates into the protein MHITQLGTAAAERIPGIFCECDLCRLALQRQGREIRTQCQAIVDDEVLIDFPGDTYLHYLRDRFPLPSVRSLLVTHWHSDHFYGEDIAYRMGGYVISNPTEHMEVYGSETVHGFHERAFFLEQRHDEQRVAFTTVRPGDDFALHGAYRAHAFEAAHGHHAGDCLFYSLTDGERTLLYAHDTGWFPDRTWEELERVGGHYDYVSLDCNHALHGASLSMHMNFEDNLRVRDAMVRIGVADDRTIFVANHFSHNGRTTHKEMDEAARREGFLCAYDGMTVEF